A single uncultured Methanolobus sp. DNA region contains:
- the galU gene encoding UTP--glucose-1-phosphate uridylyltransferase GalU, with product MEIKKAVIPVAGLGTRFLPATKSMPKEMLPIIDIPVIHYVVEEAIASGIDDIIFITGRSKRSIEDYFDDSPELETHLRQKNNEKLLKIVQDISSMVDIHYIRQKEPRGLGDAILTAKKHINDEAFAVLLGDDIIVNKKPCTKQLIDNFMKYGRSTIAVEEVPMEKTGSYGIIKGQPLDDSLYVLEDIVEKPSPQDAPSNIGAIGRYVFTPEILDCIKQTDIGVGNEIQLTDGIRLLNEEQKVYAYKFTGKRYDTGDKVEYVKAIIDFALNKEDMREQIKEHIAGIEF from the coding sequence GTGGAGATAAAAAAAGCTGTGATACCTGTTGCAGGATTGGGTACAAGGTTTCTGCCTGCCACTAAATCAATGCCAAAAGAAATGCTGCCAATTATTGACATTCCAGTCATTCATTACGTAGTAGAAGAAGCGATAGCTTCCGGTATCGATGACATAATATTTATCACAGGTAGGAGCAAGCGTTCTATTGAAGATTATTTTGATGATTCACCTGAACTTGAAACCCATCTTCGCCAGAAGAACAATGAAAAGCTCCTAAAGATAGTACAGGACATATCATCCATGGTGGATATACACTACATACGCCAGAAAGAACCAAGAGGGCTTGGAGATGCAATACTCACTGCCAAGAAACACATTAATGATGAAGCATTTGCAGTCCTTCTCGGCGATGATATAATCGTGAATAAAAAACCATGCACAAAACAGCTCATTGATAATTTCATGAAATACGGTCGGTCCACCATTGCAGTTGAAGAAGTTCCAATGGAAAAAACCGGAAGTTACGGAATAATCAAAGGTCAACCACTGGATGATTCACTTTACGTTCTGGAAGACATTGTAGAAAAACCTTCACCGCAAGATGCACCTTCAAACATCGGTGCAATAGGAAGGTACGTTTTCACTCCGGAAATACTCGACTGTATCAAGCAGACTGACATTGGAGTTGGCAATGAGATCCAGCTGACCGATGGCATCCGTCTTTTAAATGAAGAACAAAAAGTCTATGCATACAAGTTCACAGGCAAAAGATATGACACCGGAGACAAAGTGGAATATGTAAAAGCAATAATTGACTTTGCCCTTAATAAAGAAGATATGAGAGAACAAATTAAAGAACACATTGCAGGCATCGAATTTTGA
- a CDS encoding PASTA domain-containing protein: protein MADITELRKSLDSLNKATTAVAKKQSYVLAERNIAAIESEFDTINKELVSKTDAIEKLRKENLALKQDYDILDSRVKDILNEKLEIEKKLELLSRTRPELSSINLVKAFSDSLESMDSSLKSSSSRVNYSISSMNIKLKTNIAMNGNDLCFQLPKADDVIPASNLSEVEFTINSSSKAPELTSYEDVPDVVGLELETALSAIKEAGFVQGEVVEKDSELAQGTVLSQIPSGSSVAKSGDAVDLVISKITSVKVPDLTGNTLAAAKKSLANIGLSLGKVTEEVNSLKAGTVIGQSVEAGSYADIGSAIDLVVASSETQFAAVSGKVASTPIVSTSPAKVVSSAATRVSTTRKTISRK, encoded by the coding sequence ATGGCTGATATTACTGAACTACGAAAAAGTCTTGACAGTTTGAACAAGGCAACTACAGCAGTCGCTAAAAAGCAGAGTTATGTACTTGCTGAAAGAAATATTGCTGCAATTGAGTCTGAATTTGATACGATCAACAAAGAGCTCGTCTCAAAAACAGATGCAATTGAAAAACTCCGGAAAGAGAATCTTGCACTTAAACAGGATTACGATATTCTTGATAGTCGTGTGAAAGATATCCTCAATGAGAAACTGGAGATAGAGAAAAAACTGGAACTGTTATCTCGTACCAGGCCAGAGCTTTCATCCATAAATCTGGTAAAAGCATTCAGTGATTCTCTAGAGAGTATGGATTCCTCTCTTAAAAGCAGTTCTTCAAGGGTGAATTATAGCATTAGTTCAATGAACATTAAGCTTAAGACGAATATTGCTATGAATGGCAATGATCTCTGTTTCCAGTTACCTAAAGCGGATGACGTAATTCCTGCAAGTAATTTGAGTGAGGTTGAATTCACTATTAATTCATCGTCGAAGGCTCCTGAACTTACCAGTTACGAGGATGTGCCTGATGTTGTGGGACTTGAACTTGAAACCGCACTTTCTGCGATTAAAGAAGCAGGTTTTGTACAGGGTGAGGTTGTTGAAAAGGACAGTGAACTTGCACAGGGTACGGTACTTTCTCAGATCCCTTCCGGCAGTTCGGTTGCAAAGTCTGGCGATGCAGTGGATCTTGTAATTTCTAAGATCACGTCTGTTAAGGTTCCGGATCTGACTGGTAATACACTTGCAGCTGCTAAGAAATCACTGGCAAACATTGGTCTGTCTCTGGGTAAGGTGACTGAAGAAGTGAATTCTTTGAAAGCAGGTACGGTTATAGGTCAGTCTGTTGAAGCGGGCAGTTATGCGGATATAGGTTCTGCTATAGATCTTGTTGTTGCAAGTTCAGAAACACAGTTTGCTGCTGTCTCGGGAAAGGTTGCTTCAACTCCGATAGTTTCCACGTCGCCTGCTAAGGTAGTATCCAGTGCAGCAACCAGGGTAAGCACAACGAGGAAAACAATTTCCAGGAAGTAA
- the iorA gene encoding indolepyruvate ferredoxin oxidoreductase subunit alpha, producing the protein MSTREYMLGNVAIARGIVEGGGQVISGYPGTPSSEIIGTLAEMKERDFYVEWSVNEKVALEVAAGAAMAGVRSVVTMKHVGLNVAADPLLTLAYTGVKGSMIIIVADDPSCHSSQNEQDTRRYSQFSLIPCFDPSTPQEAKDMIPYAFNFSNKLQMPVIFRPTTRISHGKSDIELGDVEETRPAAEFVKELGRWVMVPQNARLQHVRLLETQKTMQEELENSPWNSLELADGAKVGVIASGIASVYAKEAIIKQGINASFLKIGTYPVPENKIRTLLENTEKIIIFEEMEPIVEEQVRIIAQQTGSAVEIIGKIPGPVPRIYELNTDICADVLAEVLELERPDVPTEVAEDFDYDRCRIDLPMRPPVMCPGCSHRASFHVMKKVYGKNAIFPSDIGCYTLGIQSGTVDTTLCMGGSITVASGMYQAGEKKPICCSIGDSTFFHTGMNGLLNAIYNKADITVTIVDNRITAMTGHQPNPGMGKLATGEPTVEVSLEALCRGLGAEFVETVDPYDLKKTEEVFRRAKEFKGTSVVITRQFCVIDAKRSGIRRIPCTIDAEKCVGCRLCVNLGCPAIEFDTTTKKASINSMCTGCGVCAELCKPAAITEVKK; encoded by the coding sequence ATGAGCACACGCGAGTACATGCTGGGAAACGTTGCAATTGCACGCGGTATCGTAGAAGGAGGCGGACAGGTCATATCCGGTTATCCGGGAACACCATCCTCTGAGATCATCGGTACACTGGCAGAAATGAAGGAAAGAGACTTTTACGTAGAGTGGTCGGTCAATGAGAAAGTTGCCCTTGAAGTGGCAGCCGGTGCTGCAATGGCTGGCGTGCGTTCAGTAGTGACCATGAAACACGTCGGTTTAAACGTAGCAGCAGACCCGTTACTCACACTTGCCTACACAGGTGTCAAAGGCAGCATGATAATAATTGTCGCAGACGACCCTTCATGTCATTCATCACAGAACGAGCAGGACACCCGCAGATACTCACAATTCTCACTCATACCATGTTTTGACCCTTCCACACCACAGGAAGCCAAGGACATGATCCCTTATGCATTCAACTTTTCAAATAAGCTTCAGATGCCTGTAATTTTCAGGCCGACAACCCGTATATCCCATGGGAAATCCGATATAGAACTAGGAGATGTGGAAGAAACCAGACCTGCAGCAGAGTTCGTAAAGGAGCTGGGACGCTGGGTAATGGTCCCACAGAATGCAAGGCTGCAGCATGTTCGTCTTCTTGAGACACAGAAAACCATGCAGGAAGAACTGGAAAACTCGCCCTGGAACTCTCTTGAACTTGCAGACGGTGCAAAGGTCGGAGTTATAGCATCAGGCATTGCTTCAGTTTATGCAAAGGAAGCCATCATCAAACAGGGCATCAATGCTTCGTTCCTGAAGATTGGAACCTATCCTGTTCCCGAGAATAAGATTCGCACTCTCCTTGAGAATACAGAGAAGATAATAATCTTTGAGGAAATGGAGCCAATAGTTGAGGAACAGGTCAGGATAATCGCACAGCAGACAGGTTCCGCTGTCGAGATCATCGGCAAGATACCCGGTCCGGTGCCAAGAATTTACGAACTGAACACTGATATCTGTGCAGATGTTCTTGCAGAAGTCCTTGAGCTTGAAAGACCTGATGTTCCTACAGAAGTTGCAGAGGATTTCGATTACGACAGGTGCAGGATCGACCTGCCAATGCGACCTCCTGTCATGTGTCCGGGCTGCTCTCACAGGGCAAGTTTCCATGTAATGAAAAAGGTCTACGGCAAGAATGCAATCTTCCCAAGTGACATTGGCTGCTACACACTGGGTATCCAGAGTGGCACAGTTGACACAACACTCTGTATGGGTGGAAGCATAACCGTAGCAAGCGGAATGTACCAGGCAGGAGAGAAAAAACCGATCTGCTGCTCAATTGGCGATTCTACATTCTTCCATACTGGAATGAATGGTCTGCTCAATGCTATCTATAATAAAGCGGACATCACAGTAACTATAGTAGACAACCGCATCACTGCAATGACCGGTCACCAGCCAAATCCGGGAATGGGTAAGCTTGCAACAGGTGAGCCAACCGTTGAAGTTTCCCTTGAGGCATTGTGCAGGGGACTTGGTGCCGAATTCGTTGAAACTGTTGACCCTTATGACCTGAAGAAAACCGAGGAAGTCTTCAGAAGGGCAAAAGAGTTCAAAGGAACATCCGTTGTAATCACAAGACAGTTTTGTGTTATTGATGCAAAACGTTCAGGCATCCGCAGGATTCCATGTACTATCGATGCTGAGAAGTGTGTCGGATGCAGGCTCTGTGTGAACCTTGGCTGCCCGGCTATCGAGTTTGACACCACTACAAAGAAAGCATCTATCAATTCAATGTGTACCGGATGCGGAGTATGTGCAGAACTTTGTAAGCCTGCTGCCATCACGGAGGTGAAGAAATGA
- a CDS encoding indolepyruvate oxidoreductase subunit beta codes for MSAEGISKFDLVIAGVGGQGTILASDIIGKAAVKENMSVRAAETHGMAQRGGSVVNHIRLGCELGSMIPMKGADVLLALEPSEALRYLEFLSDDGVIIVNTDPILPVTVTSGQCTYPDVEAIIAKLEETHKVKAFNATEIAKEAGHVQSMNVVMVGAVSNYLPVSVDTLVECVRELVPKKTIDINVKAFEMGREITQG; via the coding sequence ATGAGTGCTGAAGGAATTTCTAAATTTGATCTTGTCATTGCCGGTGTAGGCGGACAGGGTACTATCCTTGCATCAGATATTATTGGTAAGGCTGCTGTTAAGGAAAATATGTCTGTGCGTGCAGCAGAGACACATGGAATGGCGCAGCGTGGTGGTTCAGTGGTGAATCACATCAGGCTTGGCTGCGAACTCGGTTCCATGATCCCGATGAAAGGAGCTGATGTCCTTCTCGCGCTTGAACCAAGCGAAGCGCTCAGGTATCTTGAGTTCCTTTCTGATGACGGTGTTATCATAGTCAACACCGATCCGATACTTCCGGTAACTGTAACTTCAGGGCAGTGTACCTATCCTGATGTCGAGGCAATCATTGCAAAGCTTGAAGAAACCCATAAGGTAAAGGCATTCAATGCAACTGAGATTGCAAAAGAAGCAGGGCACGTTCAGTCCATGAATGTTGTCATGGTGGGTGCAGTTTCAAACTACCTGCCTGTTTCTGTTGATACTCTGGTGGAATGTGTAAGGGAACTTGTTCCCAAAAAGACCATTGATATCAATGTTAAGGCTTTTGAGATGGGCAGAGAAATTACTCAGGGATGA
- a CDS encoding transposase, whose amino-acid sequence MAKKSIMYGGVHFEDSIENYLNRESASICQFLHFLCIEDISKHVERAYYANNSWHFKYSISSMIKLFIVMCFRQLSYEKTIASLSNEEAILLAFYGDNDLVKLPSPKTLHNFVKYRLGDEGINEIMMLVGERILNLTQIKEAKIDSTPLEASRYDKHADYNPHYGCKMDKAHITMIGTYPVFMTHTNGKAGDTHELIKHIQALKKMNADIDMYSADTGYKAFKNHADIWYHLNARPVIAYPKNAVISKEGEMDRINHWVNKMWFLGGNILASTEEKLKFLYEIGMSKQVGMNLRNQNMRDQSFYELYKKRGECESKHGHIKDVVKFDIRRIRVESRKLYSLLNFVAYQLLVLTEIQNGFEKRNSFGSFY is encoded by the coding sequence ATGGCTAAAAAATCTATAATGTATGGAGGAGTCCACTTTGAGGATTCAATTGAAAACTATCTGAACAGAGAAAGCGCCTCAATTTGCCAATTCCTGCACTTTCTCTGCATAGAAGATATTTCAAAGCACGTGGAACGTGCTTATTATGCCAACAACAGTTGGCATTTTAAATATAGCATTTCTTCGATGATAAAGCTCTTCATTGTGATGTGTTTCAGGCAGTTATCCTATGAAAAAACTATTGCCTCATTGTCAAATGAAGAGGCAATACTACTCGCTTTTTATGGTGATAATGACCTCGTAAAGCTTCCTTCTCCAAAGACGCTACATAACTTTGTAAAATATAGGCTGGGTGATGAAGGAATCAACGAAATAATGATGTTAGTTGGAGAAAGAATCCTTAATCTTACTCAAATAAAAGAAGCTAAGATCGATTCAACTCCACTTGAAGCATCAAGATATGATAAGCATGCTGATTACAATCCACATTATGGATGTAAGATGGACAAAGCCCATATTACAATGATAGGAACTTATCCAGTGTTCATGACACATACAAATGGCAAAGCAGGAGATACTCATGAACTCATCAAACACATTCAAGCATTGAAGAAAATGAATGCTGATATTGACATGTATTCTGCAGATACGGGTTATAAAGCATTCAAGAATCATGCAGATATCTGGTATCATTTGAATGCAAGGCCAGTTATTGCATATCCAAAAAATGCTGTGATCAGCAAAGAGGGTGAAATGGACAGAATCAATCATTGGGTGAATAAAATGTGGTTTCTAGGTGGGAATATACTTGCAAGCACTGAAGAAAAACTAAAATTCCTATATGAGATTGGAATGTCTAAACAGGTTGGAATGAACTTACGAAATCAAAATATGAGGGATCAATCGTTCTATGAGCTATACAAGAAAAGAGGAGAATGCGAATCAAAGCACGGACACATTAAGGATGTAGTCAAGTTTGATATAAGAAGAATCAGAGTAGAGAGTAGAAAGCTCTACTCTCTACTGAATTTTGTAGCGTATCAGTTGCTTGTACTTACAGAAATACAAAATGGATTTGAGAAAAGAAATTCATTTGGAAGCTTTTATTGA
- a CDS encoding VWA domain-containing protein encodes MVNKNKLYKLSADMLLISLLCIVTISMVGMVSANGVIAEPTVTKTTSPTSINVAGSGSNEITTVTIEVTGAGSATETSVPMDVVFAIDSSGSMSTNDPTGLRKSAAKSFIDKMDSSKDQVGVVSWDSNVDFAKGLSDNFTFVKSWVDKVDSSGSTNLNVGLQASTTMLNANTRVGPSAKVIVFLSDGDGTYSNSTADAAASAGYTIYSIGLKITEGSSPESKLKAMAARTGGKYYSAPTAENLNDIYQDIYSAVATSTIPYNVDVVEITQEYIIDEGSFNINPDSITTDASGQTVITWLDIGAINDGNSDMSADEVVTLTFEAKCNQIGTNLPVDVVPDAVVNYEDSEGNDAGSVEIPQAYITVGENIPPNEEIPEFPTVAIPMIAIIGLAFIFRRRE; translated from the coding sequence ATGGTTAACAAAAATAAATTGTACAAGCTATCGGCAGATATGCTTTTGATATCTCTCTTATGTATAGTCACTATCTCTATGGTTGGGATGGTAAGTGCAAATGGTGTTATTGCAGAACCTACAGTCACTAAGACAACATCACCAACAAGTATCAATGTTGCAGGTAGTGGTAGCAATGAAATTACAACTGTAACTATAGAGGTAACAGGTGCAGGTAGCGCTACTGAAACATCTGTCCCTATGGATGTTGTATTTGCAATAGACAGTTCAGGAAGTATGAGCACAAATGATCCGACTGGTCTTCGAAAAAGTGCAGCAAAGTCTTTTATTGACAAAATGGATTCAAGCAAAGATCAGGTTGGTGTAGTTAGTTGGGATAGTAATGTAGATTTCGCCAAGGGATTGAGTGATAATTTCACATTCGTTAAGTCATGGGTAGACAAAGTTGATAGTTCGGGAAGCACAAATCTCAATGTTGGTCTGCAAGCATCGACCACCATGTTAAATGCAAACACAAGGGTAGGTCCATCTGCAAAAGTTATTGTTTTCCTTAGTGATGGTGATGGAACTTATTCTAATTCAACTGCAGACGCCGCAGCATCTGCAGGATATACCATTTATAGTATAGGGCTTAAAATAACAGAAGGCTCCTCACCAGAATCAAAGTTAAAGGCTATGGCTGCCAGAACAGGTGGAAAATACTATTCAGCTCCAACTGCAGAAAATCTTAATGATATTTATCAGGACATATACTCCGCGGTCGCTACTTCTACTATTCCTTACAATGTAGATGTTGTTGAGATCACCCAGGAATATATTATTGATGAAGGATCATTCAATATTAATCCAGACAGCATAACTACAGATGCTAGTGGACAAACAGTCATTACATGGCTCGATATTGGTGCGATCAATGATGGTAATTCTGATATGTCTGCTGATGAAGTAGTCACTTTAACCTTTGAAGCAAAGTGTAACCAGATTGGAACCAACTTGCCTGTAGATGTTGTTCCTGATGCAGTAGTTAATTATGAGGACAGTGAAGGAAATGATGCAGGGTCTGTAGAGATTCCACAGGCATACATTACTGTCGGTGAAAATATTCCTCCAAATGAGGAAATCCCTGAATTCCCAACTGTAGCAATTCCAATGATTGCAATTATTGGATTGGCATTTATATTCAGAAGAAGGGAATAA
- a CDS encoding Fic family protein, translated as MNERAGKFVLTPNGYRSFIPKELPPEPPIDYDDELRLLLSKADRNLARLDGITSVLPNPDLFIAMYVKKEALLSSQIEGTQASLEGVLEFEADLVPKEDINEIKEVVNYISALDYGINRLKETSMSIELIKEIHKILLEGTRGDGLNSGNFKTVQNYIGTPGASIREAIFVPPTPDITLPAIEGLERFLLEKDNIPALVKIGLIHAQFETIHPFLDGNGRIGRLLITFYLVWKEILSKPLLYLSFYLKNNRSEYYDLLMKVRTKGAWEEWLKFFLKGVSETSEEAVNTAREIIKLKDDMTKLLYEKSVSSIHAIRLIDLLFESPLISNADVVERLNITSVTATSLMNKFEEIGILTEITGKKRYKRYLFTEYVDIISRGTNNI; from the coding sequence ATGAATGAAAGAGCAGGAAAATTTGTACTGACACCTAACGGATACAGATCATTCATACCAAAAGAGTTACCGCCGGAGCCTCCAATTGATTACGATGATGAACTGAGACTACTTTTATCGAAAGCTGACAGAAATTTAGCAAGACTTGATGGAATCACTTCAGTGCTTCCTAATCCAGATTTGTTCATTGCCATGTATGTGAAGAAAGAAGCACTTCTCAGTTCACAGATTGAAGGCACTCAGGCATCACTTGAAGGAGTGCTGGAATTTGAAGCCGACCTTGTTCCGAAGGAAGACATAAATGAGATAAAAGAAGTTGTGAATTATATTTCAGCTCTTGATTATGGAATTAACAGACTGAAAGAAACGTCGATGTCTATTGAACTGATTAAGGAGATCCATAAAATCCTTCTTGAAGGTACAAGAGGAGACGGACTTAACTCTGGCAATTTCAAAACGGTTCAGAATTACATCGGAACTCCGGGTGCATCCATCAGAGAAGCGATATTTGTACCACCTACGCCGGATATCACACTGCCTGCCATAGAGGGACTTGAAAGGTTCCTTCTTGAGAAAGATAACATACCGGCACTTGTGAAGATTGGACTTATCCACGCACAGTTTGAAACGATACATCCTTTCCTTGATGGTAATGGAAGGATTGGAAGACTCCTCATCACATTCTATCTGGTCTGGAAAGAGATTCTTTCAAAACCCCTGCTATACCTGAGTTTCTACCTGAAGAACAATAGAAGTGAATATTATGACCTGCTGATGAAGGTTCGTACCAAAGGTGCATGGGAAGAGTGGCTCAAGTTCTTCCTCAAAGGAGTGAGCGAAACCTCAGAAGAAGCTGTGAACACTGCAAGAGAAATAATAAAATTGAAGGACGATATGACAAAACTCCTCTATGAAAAGTCAGTCTCAAGCATCCATGCCATAAGACTTATCGACCTGCTTTTTGAAAGCCCTCTTATAAGCAATGCCGATGTTGTGGAAAGACTCAACATTACATCCGTAACCGCAACCAGCCTTATGAACAAATTTGAAGAGATCGGCATTCTGACCGAGATCACCGGCAAGAAAAGATATAAGAGGTATCTGTTTACGGAGTATGTGGACATTATAAGCCGGGGCACGAATAATATTTGA
- the rpl3p gene encoding 50S ribosomal protein L3 has product MAKGHRPRRGSLAFSPRVRAKSHIPRFNSWPEAAGESKLQDFAGYKVGMTHVVMIDDTKNSLTEGMEISVPVTVVETPAVRVAAVRAYTSSTNGDKALSEAWAAELDESLGKTITLPKESNTESAIANIESLIDEGKVTDIKVITYTLPKKLTGVPKKNSDVMETAVSGSDVKAKFEYAKSILGTEIKISDVFNEGVFVDVAAITTGKGTQGPVKRWGINLMKNKHSRQGSLRQIGTLGPWHPAHVSWRVPQMGQMGYHQRTEYNKRILKVGEDGNEITPAGGFLNYGLVRGEYVLIKGSIPGPSKRLVRLRDPMRSKVPAMGEPEIVHVSTQSKQG; this is encoded by the coding sequence ATGGCAAAAGGACACAGACCAAGACGAGGATCACTCGCTTTCAGTCCACGCGTAAGAGCAAAAAGCCACATACCAAGGTTCAACTCATGGCCAGAGGCAGCTGGAGAATCAAAGCTCCAGGACTTTGCAGGTTATAAGGTTGGTATGACCCATGTGGTAATGATAGACGACACCAAGAACAGCCTCACAGAAGGTATGGAAATCTCAGTTCCTGTAACTGTTGTAGAAACTCCGGCTGTTCGTGTTGCTGCAGTTCGTGCTTACACCAGCTCAACAAATGGTGACAAGGCGCTTTCTGAAGCCTGGGCAGCAGAGCTTGATGAGAGTCTTGGTAAGACAATTACATTGCCAAAGGAATCAAACACAGAGTCTGCAATTGCAAATATCGAAAGTTTGATCGACGAGGGCAAGGTAACTGACATTAAGGTCATCACTTACACTTTACCAAAGAAGCTGACAGGTGTTCCTAAGAAGAACTCCGATGTAATGGAGACAGCAGTCAGTGGTTCTGATGTAAAGGCAAAGTTCGAGTATGCAAAGTCAATACTTGGAACTGAGATCAAGATCAGTGATGTATTCAATGAAGGTGTATTCGTAGACGTAGCAGCTATCACAACTGGTAAGGGTACCCAGGGTCCTGTAAAGAGATGGGGTATCAACCTGATGAAGAACAAGCACTCACGTCAGGGAAGTCTCAGGCAGATCGGTACACTCGGTCCATGGCACCCAGCACACGTAAGCTGGAGGGTCCCACAGATGGGTCAGATGGGTTACCACCAGAGAACCGAATACAACAAGCGTATTCTTAAGGTCGGCGAAGATGGAAACGAGATCACTCCAGCAGGCGGTTTCCTTAACTACGGTCTTGTACGTGGTGAATACGTCCTTATCAAAGGAAGCATTCCAGGTCCTTCAAAGAGACTTGTAAGGCTCAGAGATCCGATGAGGTCAAAGGTACCTGCTATGGGTGAACCAGAGATCGTTCACGTAAGCACACAGTCCAAGCAGGGGTGA
- the truD gene encoding tRNA pseudouridine(13) synthase TruD, which yields MFADEGEWRVYLLTKQKCNTMDALRLLARNNSLPLDCFSSAGLKDRQAVTTQLIAVKGKNLTPIMQDSKEAVRSGLHIQYMGRMDHPLSGKDVIGNRFTITVRKVPFYQATAFEDECVKVSRTGMINYFDSQRFGCLRNGEGFSMRYILRGEHEKAFRMIVCSLQGEGEHDSHVRGMIRDNWGNWQYLSKALHRHNYRRCFSHLAKHPYDFKGALGLLPEFERTLPLFAYQSYLWNSAVVNFLKKAVPSDSFFHVDYVAGKLLLFDGSSALLAEQFKDMKFPLIGNTLDSISDPAHREAYVEVLDAEDISLSQLKVKTHGFYLKEEQRPLVVFPENVSVLEICSDELVKCNGMMKVTVSFDLPRGSYATLVMRCILEGVATSQLEMRVVCKENS from the coding sequence ATTTTCGCCGATGAAGGCGAATGGCGTGTGTATCTTCTTACAAAGCAAAAATGCAATACAATGGATGCTTTGAGGTTATTGGCAAGGAACAACTCTCTGCCTCTTGACTGTTTCTCTTCTGCCGGCCTTAAGGACCGGCAGGCTGTAACCACTCAGCTTATTGCAGTCAAAGGAAAGAATCTGACTCCCATCATGCAGGATAGTAAGGAAGCTGTCAGGTCTGGTTTACACATTCAATATATGGGGCGTATGGATCACCCATTATCCGGAAAGGATGTGATAGGGAACCGTTTTACGATCACAGTAAGAAAGGTTCCATTCTATCAGGCAACTGCGTTTGAGGATGAATGCGTAAAAGTTTCCAGAACAGGTATGATAAACTATTTTGATTCTCAGAGATTTGGTTGTCTTCGTAATGGCGAAGGATTTTCCATGCGCTACATTCTTCGGGGTGAGCACGAAAAAGCTTTCAGGATGATAGTTTGCTCGCTGCAGGGTGAAGGAGAACATGATAGTCATGTCAGGGGAATGATCCGGGATAACTGGGGAAACTGGCAGTATCTTTCAAAGGCGCTTCACAGGCACAATTATAGAAGGTGTTTTTCCCATCTTGCAAAACACCCGTATGATTTCAAGGGAGCATTGGGACTGCTTCCTGAATTCGAAAGAACTCTCCCTCTGTTTGCATATCAGAGCTATTTGTGGAATTCTGCAGTTGTGAATTTCCTGAAAAAAGCTGTTCCTTCGGATTCATTTTTCCATGTGGATTATGTGGCAGGAAAACTGTTGTTATTTGACGGCAGTTCCGCATTGCTGGCAGAGCAATTCAAAGATATGAAATTTCCCTTGATAGGTAATACTCTGGATAGTATCTCAGATCCTGCTCACAGGGAGGCTTATGTGGAGGTTCTGGATGCTGAGGATATTTCCTTATCTCAGTTAAAGGTTAAGACGCATGGTTTTTACCTTAAGGAAGAACAACGTCCATTGGTCGTGTTTCCTGAAAATGTATCTGTGCTGGAAATATGTTCGGATGAACTGGTAAAGTGCAATGGTATGATGAAAGTGACTGTTTCTTTCGATCTTCCTCGCGGATCGTATGCTACTCTTGTGATGAGGTGCATATTGGAAGGTGTTGCTACGTCGCAGTTGGAAATGCGAGTTGTCTGCAAAGAAAATTCATAG